From Physeter macrocephalus isolate SW-GA unplaced genomic scaffold, ASM283717v5 random_1270, whole genome shotgun sequence, a single genomic window includes:
- the PLPPR3 gene encoding phospholipid phosphatase-related protein type 3, with product KTFPSQHATLSAFAAVYVSMYFNSVISDATKLLKPILVFSFAIAAGVCGLTQITQYRSHPVDVYAGFLIGAGIAAYLACHAVGNFQAPPAERPAAPAPAKDALRALTQRGHDSVYQQNKSVSTDELGPPGRLEGVPRPVARDKTSLGSLKRASVDVDLLAPRSPMGKENMVTFSHTLPRVSTPSLDDPARRHMTIHVPLDASRSKQLISEWKQKSLEGRGLGLRDEASPAHLRAPAEPMAEEEEEEDEEEEEEEEGEEGGPAPPSLYPTVQARPGLGPRVILPPRAGPQPLVHIPEEGVQAAAGLSPKSSAAVRAKWLMMAEKSGAVVAAASTQPRVANPPRLLQVIAMSKAPGGPGPKAAETASSSSASSDSSQYRSPSDRDSASIVTIDAHAPHHPVVHLSAGNGPWEWKAAGGGAKGAEGEGGYELGDLAHGFRGGPKPPGVSPGSSVSDVDQDEPRFGAVATVNLTTGEGLPPLGVADGALGPASRESTLRRKASGLVLGEREAAEAEAESYYRKMQAARRFKD from the exons GAAGACCTTCCCATCCCAGCACGCCACTCTGTCCGCCTTCGCTGCTGTCTACGTGTCG ATGTACTTCAACTCGGTCATCTCGGACGCCACCAAGCTGCTGAAGCCCATTCTGGTGTTCTCCTTCGCCATCGCGGCGGGCGTCTGTGGCCTCACCCAGATCACGCAGTACCGCAGCCACCCCGTGGACGTCTACGCCGGCTTCCTCATCGGTGCTGGCATCGCTGCCTACCTG GCCTGCCACGCTGTGGGCAACTTCCAGGCCCCGCCGGCAGAGAGACCAGCGGCCCCGGCACCTGCCAAGGATGCGCTGCGGGCGCTGACCCAGCGGGGCCACGACTCGGTGTACCAGCAGAACAAGTCCGTGAGCACCGACGAGCTGGGTCCCCCCGGGCGGCTGGAGGGTGTGCCCCGGCCTGTGGCCCGTGACAAGACCTCACTGGGCAGCCTGAAGCGGGCCAGCGTGGACGTGGACCTGCTGGCTCCACGCAGCCCCATGGGCAAGGAGAACATGGTGACCTTCAGCCACACGCTGCCCCGCGTCAGCACGCCCTCGCTGGATGACCCCGCCCGCCGCCACATGACCATTCACGTGCCCCTGGACGCCTCGCGATCCAAGCAGCTCATCAGCGAGTGGAAGCAGAAGTCGCTGGAGGGCCGCGGCCTGGGGCTGCGGGACGAGGCCAGCCCTGCGCACCTGCGGGCGCCAGCGGAGCCCAtggccgaggaggaggaggaggaggacgaggaggaggaggaggaggaagagggggaggaagggggtccAGCCCCGCCTTCACTGTACCCCACAGTCCAGGCGCGGCCGGGGCTCGGGCCACGGGTCATCCTCCCGCCGCGGGCCGGCCCGCAGCCGCTGGTGCACATCCCCGAGGAGGGCGTCCAGGCGGCGGCAGGCCTGTCCCCCAAGAGCAGCGCGGCCGTGCGGGCCAAGTGGCTCATGATGGCAGAGAAGAGCGGCGCCGTGGTGGCCGCGGCCTCCACGCAGCCCCGTGTGGCCAACCCGCCACGGCTGCTGCAGGTCATTGCCATGTCCAAGGCCCCAGGCGGGCCGGGCCCCAAGGCGGCTGAGACGGCCTCGTCCTCCAGCGCCAGCTCCGACTCCTCCCAGTACAGGTCGCCGTCAGACCGTGACTCAGCCAGCATCGTCACCATCGACGCGCATGCGCCCCACCACCCCGTGGTCCACCTGTCTGCGGGTAACGGGCCCTGGGAGTGGaaggcggcgggcggcggggccAAGGGGGCCGAGGGGGAGGGCGGCTACGAGCTGGGGGACCTGGCTCACGGCTTCCGTGGGGGACCGAAGCCCCCGGGCGTATCCCCAGGCTCTTCTGTTAGTGATGTGGACCAGGATGAGCCACGGTTCGGGGCCGTGGCCACCGTCAACCTGACCACAGGCGAGGGGCTGCCACCACTGGGTGTGGCCGACGGGGCCCTGGGGCCAGCCAGCCGGGAGTCGACGCTGCGGCGCAAAGCCAGCGGCCTGGTGCTGGGCGAGCGGGAGGCcgcggaggcggaggcggagaGCTACTACCGCAAGATGCAGGCGGCCCGCAGGTTCAAGGActga